GTAACCGAGTGCCGGAATAAATTGAGGGTTCTGCTTGCCGGTCATCGCATCCTCCCGTTTGGATGGTTGTTTTCAGGGCCTGGGCGCAAGATCTTGGGCCAGAACAATACCGAATGACCGGCTCCTGTTCCGTTGGTATGGAGGGCAGGGCCACCGCGGATAAGTTTGATACTGCTAAAGGCCTGAAAGATCCATGAGTAAGAATATGTTTATTAATAGAAACTCTTTTCTTCTTGAATTATGAGGTTATTCTATCTATTTTATTTTTTGCTTCAACCGCATGAAAAACCTGTTACATCGGAATGGATTGAAATCTAACAGTCGATCAGAACCTGTCGTCCCATGCCTTGGAACTGTCCGCCTGAAAAAGCCTAAAACTCAAAAGGAGAACCTCAACTGAACAAAAGTATAACCAGAGGCATTTATTAAATAAACCATAGCCCTGATATCCCGGAGCTTAACGCAAAGGAAAGTTCAATGACGAATTATCGCACGCCGCTTTTGTTTTTGACCGCTTTTTTGCTTGGTGCCTTTTTTCCAATCGTTTGTTTTGCTGCCGAAGGCCAGGATCGCGTCCTGACTTTTGCCTTTCAGAACAGCCTTGAGCATACCCAGGGGCAAGGAGTTCTCCGTTTTGCGGAACTGGTCAAGGAGAAAAGCAGTGGACGGATGGTTGTTGAAACCTTCCCGGACGGCAGGCTCGGGGGAGATTTGAAGACGGTGGCCGCTTTACAGCGGGGGAAGATCGATATGACGGTGACCAACTCCGGGTTGTTGTCCGGTTTGGTCAAGGGCTTTGGCATTTTTGATTTTCCTTTTATTTTCAGCAGTGTGGATGAGGCAGATGCGATTGTCGATGGCTCCTTCGGACAAGACCTCCTGAAACAGCTCCCGGATCTCGGCCTGATCGGTCTTGGCTACTGGGAACTCGGATTTCGCAATGTGACCAACAATATTCGCCCGATCAACTCCCTGGAAGATTTTCGGGGGATCAAGTTACGGATACTCAAATCTCCCGTGATTTTAGATACATTCAATGCCCTGGGGTGCAAGACCGTGCCACTCGCCTGGCCCCAGGTCTATCAGGCGCTGGAATCCGGTTACGTCGACGGGCAGGAGAATCCGGTCACCAATATCCAGTTTGCCAACCTCTACAAGGTCCAGAAATATTTGTCTTTTTCCCGCCACGTTTACTCGCCGCAAACGGTTCTGATCAGCAAACTCACCTGGCAGAAATTATCCAACCGGGAAAAGGAGATCATCATTGACGCAGAAAATGAGGCCAGAGCTTATCAGCGAAAAGTCAATCGCGCGCAGATGGATGAATCTCTTCGTTTCCTGAAGGGACAGATGTCCATCAACCAGATCTCGACCAAGGAAATGCAGAAAATCAGAAAACAGATCAAACCGGTGATTGATAAGTATTCCCAAGAAGTCGGCGTGGAGACCGTGAAGGCCTTCAATAAGGAAATAGATAGAATTCGCCATGGGCACTGAAGCATCAAGCGGAAAAGCATTCCGCTGTCTTGGCAGCCTTTAGTGGGCGGTTGCCAGCCCGAGACTATGGACTGGCGATCAAAATCAGTGATGGCGCCGTAAGTCATGGCTTTTGTAAGGTGGAGAAAATCGTACTTTTCTCCACCGGGTTGGAAAACGGCCAGGGCCGGACTTCTTCAACAACTCGTTAGCGAAGCCTTTCTCCGTTGCCTGCGCCAAGAGCCGATTCCAGACAAGACAATTTTTTCGGTTGGCGACGGCCCAGCAGGATCAGGGCGGCAACCCAACTTTGGCGAGTTGCCGAAGCTTCTTTTTTAAGGTCGATAAACTGAGCCGGCCAGCCGCAAACGTCCATCAGAGCCAGCAGGTCGATACCGAATCCGGACATGGACGGGCGAGCCTGGTGCGGATAACGACAAGGACCGGTTCCGGCGACCACCGGGCATTCGTCCTCTTCATGGCAAAAGATTCTTTTGCATGAGCCCCCGGCATAGGCCTGGGCATGCTGATATCCCAGCCGCAATGCCTCCTCTTCCAGATCGGCTGCAAGGCTCTGCAAGCGCTTCATGACAGCGTTGCTGCGGCTCGTCATCAGGTCGGATTCGGGCACCCGGATCCGCAATACCAGGGCTTCGTGACTGGACTGGCGAAGCAGGCGAAATCCGGCCGGACCCGAACAATACGGCGGACACCCTGGCGCCTGGCC
The Pelobacter seleniigenes DSM 18267 DNA segment above includes these coding regions:
- a CDS encoding DUF2284 domain-containing protein, which gives rise to MDELIIRAYAAGADEACLIPAHQVPINPDLAKLCREPRCADYGQAPGCPPYCSGPAGFRLLRQSSHEALVLRIRVPESDLMTSRSNAVMKRLQSLAADLEEEALRLGYQHAQAYAGGSCKRIFCHEEDECPVVAGTGPCRYPHQARPSMSGFGIDLLALMDVCGWPAQFIDLKKEASATRQSWVAALILLGRRQPKKLSCLESALGAGNGERLR
- a CDS encoding DctP family TRAP transporter solute-binding subunit is translated as MTNYRTPLLFLTAFLLGAFFPIVCFAAEGQDRVLTFAFQNSLEHTQGQGVLRFAELVKEKSSGRMVVETFPDGRLGGDLKTVAALQRGKIDMTVTNSGLLSGLVKGFGIFDFPFIFSSVDEADAIVDGSFGQDLLKQLPDLGLIGLGYWELGFRNVTNNIRPINSLEDFRGIKLRILKSPVILDTFNALGCKTVPLAWPQVYQALESGYVDGQENPVTNIQFANLYKVQKYLSFSRHVYSPQTVLISKLTWQKLSNREKEIIIDAENEARAYQRKVNRAQMDESLRFLKGQMSINQISTKEMQKIRKQIKPVIDKYSQEVGVETVKAFNKEIDRIRHGH